The following are encoded in a window of Campylobacterota bacterium genomic DNA:
- a CDS encoding mechanosensitive ion channel, translating to MRLKKQGPLIFAFCLFPIVTSLAMFPHEQTSNKKIAITILGGDVEVKKTQLKDLEENLSSLKKRSEESHKTNTTRLNYLNTELETVKGKLKTARSKELEFLNKKLSTLNDRKQTISDAQELWKEIIEKTENHTKLLKEFIEFLPAPKPRLQPAYSWKEFREQQARNAELAAKIEVAKNKKDLLRKKKIAEGESLLSWQKQLEGKQKEQEKLITQADKEETIRRADGATLIKLEGEVLSQEINYITEHIELTKLRAEKLEIETSLQETHVELEQHKLADQKQLLTQIESRLVFNFNDVQIAKADWSAQTQKSLAQKESINKQRAIKKSNKDKLSSEIDYLKEKLAEMKSGGRKDNVEYEVHKSLLRKVQAQYDLTSQELHVLDTKKDLVDAEATLKEIDYNMVDLRYKLKTDTENLDELLTTYKHKYDFASNTLKTLKDKKDSISSLAIETNRNLERLRQREEKLKNRIAMFQGKELILQQVLKNLNEAKKYLVANISLTQDYSTDNADLIGLQEKIVKQYNLIVSDLVSRKKTESIWRRSNKAMSLDALIKSALEAEIFAKKIFWQTPTSLSPVSIMRSLQELTLFDYLKMLLLLIFFLMLFIGARILLRYMQERSSEILVRYHNKTRFLYLTILFAVVDFALENYTLLFSWLFAFAHIAWDGKLLYAIFALQLDPYYVALFYLASIPILVYLSFRFLGALKALNNKLSDYFFAEHIQNKVMFFITTLCYASAILLPLRAAFLRYIPNPQSEFATVLLAAYSLVMVLILPLCFTKDEVLRLIPSNNGFLIWLKRKIETHYYPVFFFVLTLLVLINPYVGYINLAWFLAFAVPTSVLLIYAMFLLHASLRKYSLVMFMSEEDEEFIDKFEHAKAYYGFFIIFSFLLLAFATFVLLSRVWGFNYTAMDLWKSISEEWVIRVGVNKVGIVEFVLLVLFSASGFVLSSLMHRFVLNKLFTILHSEPGMQNTISRISHYAIVFIAVLLGLSAIHLEQFIFFFSATIAVGLGFALKDIGADWLCGFFVLIERPIEIGNFVKIGDVLGTVHKISARTTTIITPKNHSFILPNSDVVRKVVNNWGRGRFAVGFDMFVRVDMASNPHQVKQLIAETVQEHPLILKVPNTIIRLEEVEDDMQIFMVRAYISARRVKEQWEISSQLRMALIKLFAEKGIEFAKPVRLVYNRETSRPTPTAPPSADKSPDSSTTSPLGAAGSKPIEIKFDK from the coding sequence ATGCGTTTAAAAAAACAAGGCCCGTTAATATTCGCCTTTTGCTTATTTCCCATTGTTACATCTCTTGCTATGTTTCCCCACGAACAAACCAGCAACAAAAAAATTGCTATTACCATTCTTGGTGGCGACGTTGAAGTAAAAAAAACACAACTTAAAGACCTAGAAGAAAATCTTTCATCACTAAAAAAAAGGTCTGAAGAATCACACAAAACAAACACGACCAGGCTCAACTACCTCAATACCGAACTTGAAACTGTCAAAGGTAAGTTAAAAACAGCCCGGTCAAAAGAGCTTGAGTTTCTCAACAAAAAACTAAGCACACTCAATGATCGCAAGCAAACAATATCTGACGCCCAGGAACTCTGGAAAGAGATCATAGAAAAAACCGAAAATCACACCAAGCTTTTAAAAGAATTTATTGAGTTTCTTCCAGCGCCCAAACCACGGCTTCAACCTGCATACTCTTGGAAAGAATTTCGCGAACAACAGGCCCGCAATGCTGAACTTGCCGCAAAAATAGAAGTCGCAAAAAACAAAAAGGACCTTCTCAGAAAAAAGAAAATAGCTGAAGGCGAATCGCTACTCTCGTGGCAAAAACAGCTAGAGGGTAAACAGAAAGAACAAGAAAAATTAATAACCCAAGCAGATAAAGAAGAAACCATTAGACGCGCTGATGGGGCAACCCTAATCAAGCTGGAAGGCGAGGTCTTAAGCCAGGAAATAAACTACATTACCGAACATATTGAACTTACAAAACTAAGAGCCGAAAAACTTGAAATTGAGACCTCTCTACAAGAAACGCACGTTGAGCTTGAGCAGCACAAGCTTGCAGATCAAAAGCAACTTCTTACTCAAATTGAAAGCCGGTTGGTTTTTAACTTCAATGATGTACAAATAGCAAAAGCCGATTGGAGCGCACAAACGCAAAAATCGCTCGCACAAAAAGAAAGCATCAACAAACAGCGTGCTATCAAAAAATCCAACAAGGACAAGCTTTCTTCTGAAATAGACTATCTCAAAGAAAAACTTGCCGAAATGAAATCTGGCGGAAGAAAAGATAACGTCGAATATGAAGTACACAAGTCACTTCTGCGTAAAGTCCAGGCACAGTACGATCTTACTAGCCAAGAACTACACGTCCTTGACACAAAAAAGGACCTTGTTGATGCCGAGGCAACACTTAAAGAAATCGACTACAACATGGTCGACTTGCGCTACAAACTTAAAACAGACACTGAAAATCTTGATGAACTGCTCACAACCTATAAACATAAGTATGATTTTGCAAGCAACACACTCAAAACACTCAAAGACAAAAAAGATTCTATCTCATCTCTTGCCATAGAGACTAATCGTAATCTTGAACGCCTCAGACAACGTGAGGAAAAATTAAAAAACAGAATTGCTATGTTTCAAGGTAAAGAACTTATCTTACAACAGGTACTCAAAAACCTTAATGAGGCAAAAAAATACCTGGTAGCAAACATCTCACTCACACAAGATTATTCAACCGACAATGCTGACTTGATAGGATTACAGGAAAAAATTGTTAAGCAATACAACTTAATCGTGTCTGATCTTGTATCTCGCAAAAAAACAGAAAGCATTTGGCGTCGATCAAACAAGGCTATGTCTCTTGACGCACTCATCAAGTCAGCCCTAGAGGCTGAAATATTTGCCAAAAAGATTTTCTGGCAAACACCTACATCTCTTTCTCCTGTCAGTATCATGCGCTCACTGCAAGAACTGACCCTCTTTGATTATCTGAAAATGCTCCTGTTGTTAATTTTCTTTCTCATGTTGTTTATCGGAGCACGCATTCTGCTGCGCTATATGCAAGAGCGTTCCTCTGAAATACTTGTCCGTTATCATAACAAAACACGTTTTCTCTACCTGACCATTTTATTTGCCGTCGTTGACTTTGCACTTGAAAATTACACACTGCTCTTTTCATGGCTTTTCGCCTTTGCCCATATAGCTTGGGATGGCAAACTGCTATACGCAATCTTTGCACTTCAGCTTGATCCATACTATGTCGCACTGTTTTACTTGGCCTCAATTCCGATTTTAGTCTATCTCTCATTTCGCTTTTTGGGCGCACTTAAAGCACTTAACAACAAACTCAGTGACTATTTCTTTGCCGAGCACATCCAGAACAAGGTTATGTTCTTTATCACCACTTTGTGTTATGCATCAGCAATTTTGTTACCGCTGCGCGCTGCCTTTTTACGTTATATACCAAACCCTCAGTCAGAATTTGCAACGGTACTACTTGCTGCATATTCCCTGGTTATGGTGCTCATTTTACCACTCTGTTTTACCAAAGACGAAGTATTACGACTGATTCCCTCAAACAATGGCTTTCTCATCTGGCTAAAACGCAAGATTGAAACACACTATTATCCAGTCTTTTTCTTTGTTCTAACACTTCTTGTGCTCATTAACCCATATGTTGGGTACATCAATCTTGCTTGGTTTTTGGCTTTTGCTGTGCCAACCTCAGTACTCTTGATTTACGCCATGTTCTTGCTGCACGCTTCACTGCGTAAATACTCACTCGTTATGTTTATGAGTGAAGAAGATGAAGAATTCATCGACAAGTTTGAGCATGCCAAAGCCTATTATGGCTTCTTCATTATTTTTTCATTTCTGCTGCTTGCATTTGCAACATTTGTCTTGCTCTCTCGCGTCTGGGGCTTTAACTATACCGCTATGGATTTATGGAAAAGTATTTCAGAAGAATGGGTTATACGCGTCGGCGTTAACAAAGTTGGCATCGTAGAGTTTGTTTTGTTAGTGCTCTTTTCAGCTTCTGGTTTTGTTTTATCATCGCTTATGCATCGGTTTGTACTCAACAAGCTCTTCACTATTTTGCACTCAGAACCCGGCATGCAAAACACCATCTCACGTATTTCGCACTATGCCATTGTTTTCATTGCTGTTCTGCTTGGCCTTAGTGCCATCCACCTTGAACAGTTCATATTCTTTTTCAGTGCAACGATCGCCGTTGGTCTTGGTTTTGCACTCAAAGATATTGGCGCAGACTGGTTATGCGGATTTTTTGTTTTGATTGAACGACCAATTGAGATTGGTAATTTTGTCAAGATTGGCGATGTGCTGGGAACAGTGCACAAAATTTCAGCTCGAACGACTACCATTATCACACCTAAAAACCACAGTTTCATTTTGCCGAACAGTGATGTGGTCCGTAAAGTTGTCAATAACTGGGGTCGTGGACGTTTTGCCGTTGGTTTTGACATGTTTGTTCGTGTTGATATGGCCTCTAACCCACATCAAGTCAAACAACTCATCGCAGAGACAGTTCAAGAGCATCCACTTATTCTGAAAGTGCCAAACACTATTATTCGTCTTGAAGAAGTTGAAGATGACATGCAAATTTTTATGGTTCGTGCTTATATCAGCGCCCGTCGTGTTAAAGAACAGTGGGAAATATCATCTCAGCTACGCATGGCCCTGATAAAGCTCTTTGCTGAAAAAGGTATTGAATTTGCAAAGCCAGTTCGCTTGGTCTACAACCGCGAAACTTCAAGACCAACCCCTACAGCGCCACCATCGGCTGACAAGTCACCCGACTCATCCACAACATCACCACTTGGTGCAGCAGGCAGCAAACCTATAGAAATCAAATTTGATAAGTAG
- a CDS encoding ubiquitin carboxyl-terminal hydrolase gives MKKTGLKIVVLIAWSGLVNTALTKNKGIQNPDARCFMNSSLQALSHMPNIVPILQEAQKQLTDANKKNINGTLINVINSLHSQGNTPISVNNLNALVRNNYFGRTGQEDAAEFLFEKLFLDLKPAGFRCSLFLKDVIKYECAQDPKNKHYYYNIEQKDIQNHDPETYFALDIPDQNQKITLRDLLKKADEIPEDYKCETCKKKNTGGIVRRIHIASALTKPDTASVHPPDALIVQLRRFFKLGGGDAHKINTPVTDFLEFTLPIAYTNERERYQLFAIVLQSGSLAGGHYIAAAKDANDSWNLYNDSSVSDYSKGIEKINAEGVDSGFTPYILFYKRKNVLTYTPPLTVQGAEKTSSQPKPQATQPKKHPKPSPKKAPASSLKNNAITNLLLALKLKMIRLLSTINK, from the coding sequence ATGAAAAAAACGGGTCTTAAAATAGTTGTGCTTATTGCATGGTCTGGCTTGGTTAATACAGCACTAACAAAAAACAAGGGTATTCAGAATCCAGATGCACGCTGTTTTATGAATTCATCACTACAGGCACTCTCTCACATGCCCAACATAGTCCCAATTTTACAAGAGGCACAAAAACAACTTACAGATGCTAATAAAAAAAATATCAACGGAACACTCATCAATGTGATAAATTCATTACACTCGCAAGGCAACACTCCTATTAGTGTTAACAATTTAAATGCCTTGGTAAGAAACAACTACTTCGGCCGGACAGGTCAAGAAGATGCCGCAGAGTTTTTATTTGAAAAACTTTTTTTAGACCTTAAGCCTGCTGGCTTTAGATGTTCGCTATTTCTTAAAGACGTCATAAAATATGAATGTGCACAAGATCCTAAGAACAAGCATTACTACTATAATATTGAGCAAAAGGACATCCAAAATCATGACCCCGAAACATATTTTGCATTGGACATACCGGATCAAAATCAAAAAATTACACTCCGAGATCTATTAAAAAAAGCTGATGAAATTCCCGAGGACTACAAGTGTGAAACCTGTAAAAAGAAAAATACTGGAGGCATTGTACGTAGAATTCATATCGCAAGTGCTTTAACCAAACCAGATACAGCATCGGTCCACCCCCCCGATGCATTAATTGTTCAACTAAGACGCTTTTTTAAACTTGGAGGCGGGGATGCACATAAAATTAATACCCCTGTTACAGATTTTTTAGAATTCACGCTACCCATTGCTTATACAAATGAACGAGAAAGGTACCAGCTCTTTGCAATTGTTTTACAATCTGGATCTCTGGCAGGAGGACACTACATTGCTGCAGCAAAAGATGCCAATGATTCGTGGAACCTTTACAATGATTCAAGTGTTTCTGACTATTCTAAGGGAATTGAAAAAATTAATGCCGAGGGCGTTGATAGCGGTTTTACACCATACATTCTCTTTTATAAGCGAAAAAATGTCCTCACATACACGCCCCCACTTACAGTACAAGGCGCCGAAAAAACAAGTTCTCAACCCAAACCTCAAGCAACCCAACCCAAAAAGCACCCAAAGCCATCACCAAAAAAAGCTCCGGCGTCATCATTAAAAAATAATGCCATTACAAACCTTCTGCTCGCACTCAAGCTCAAAATGATACGTCTACTTAGCACTATCAATAAATAA